A genome region from Deltaproteobacteria bacterium includes the following:
- the tatC gene encoding twin-arginine translocase subunit TatC, which yields MELRKRLKWALIWLLLGFAASYYWSQQIFHFLMLPVFAALPEGEKALHFASSIEPFLIYLKVGLYAGLFVASPFIFWQIWLFVAPGLYRRERRKIVPFVVAATLFFLGGAVFCYVVILPPTFDFLIKNTGPNITPVLMMDQQLGLVMLLVLAFGIIFELPMILTLLAMMGVVDYKFLSKYRRHAIILNVIIAAFVTPTGDPFNLALMALPMMICYELGVLGARIFGKKDETARLTA from the coding sequence ATGGAGCTGCGCAAGCGGCTCAAGTGGGCGCTGATCTGGCTGCTGCTCGGCTTCGCCGCTTCGTACTACTGGTCGCAGCAGATCTTCCACTTCCTCATGCTGCCGGTCTTCGCGGCGCTCCCCGAGGGAGAGAAGGCGCTGCACTTCGCGTCCTCCATAGAGCCTTTTCTCATCTACCTGAAGGTCGGCCTGTATGCCGGACTGTTCGTCGCCTCGCCCTTCATCTTCTGGCAGATCTGGTTGTTCGTCGCCCCGGGCCTATACCGCCGCGAGCGGCGCAAGATCGTCCCGTTCGTGGTCGCAGCGACCCTCTTCTTCCTGGGTGGCGCCGTCTTCTGCTACGTGGTCATTCTGCCGCCGACGTTCGATTTCCTGATCAAGAACACGGGTCCGAACATCACGCCGGTGCTGATGATGGACCAGCAGCTCGGTCTGGTGATGCTCCTGGTGCTCGCCTTCGGCATCATCTTCGAGCTCCCGATGATCCTCACGCTCCTCGCGATGATGGGCGTGGTGGACTACAAGTTCCTCAGCAAGTACCGGCGGCACGCGATCATCCTGAACGTGATCATCGCCGCCTTCGTCACGCCCACGGGCGATCCGTTCAACCTGGCGCTGATGGCCCTCCCGATGATGATCTGCTACGAGCTCGGGGTGCTCGGGGCGCGGATCTTCGGGAAGAAGGACGAGACGGCGCGTCTCACCGCGTGA
- a CDS encoding site-specific integrase — MPHRTTVCRSIQRNRRFSTTRSISTTVTRPAKTSSVFISEAVPAVLAFVLLAGEAGLRRDEIIAFDLTDADFRRGQLTIARSDWCGQIGTTKGGKTRRVPMTTRLTAALQAIRHLRGPRMLYHRNAGPVSENALRNWMERAERAGGLAVTGHIHQLRHTFCSHLAMRGAPAKATQELAGHADLSTTMRYMHLSPASLNQAIRLLEQRGPIGGNSGTTKAEEKQN; from the coding sequence ATGCCCCACCGCACCACGGTGTGCCGCTCGATCCAGCGGAACAGAAGGTTCTCGACCACGAGGTCGATCAGCACCACCGTCACGAGGCCAGCGAAGACCAGCTCCGTGTTCATCTCAGAAGCGGTTCCCGCCGTGCTCGCGTTCGTGTTGCTCGCTGGCGAGGCGGGGCTTCGGCGAGACGAGATCATCGCATTCGATCTGACCGATGCCGACTTCAGGCGCGGCCAACTCACTATCGCCCGATCCGACTGGTGCGGCCAGATTGGTACGACCAAGGGAGGCAAGACGCGACGGGTCCCGATGACCACGCGTCTCACTGCGGCCCTGCAGGCGATCAGGCACCTTCGAGGGCCGAGGATGCTCTACCACCGCAACGCGGGGCCGGTGAGCGAGAACGCCCTGCGGAACTGGATGGAACGCGCGGAGCGAGCCGGTGGCCTTGCCGTGACCGGCCACATCCACCAGCTGCGACACACCTTCTGCTCGCATCTCGCGATGCGTGGAGCCCCGGCGAAAGCGACTCAAGAGTTGGCCGGCCATGCGGACCTCTCGACCACGATGCGCTACATGCACTTGTCGCCAGCGTCGCTCAACCAGGCGATCCGGTTGCTCGAGCAGCGCGGTCCGATCGGGGGCAACAGCGGGACAACCAAGGCTGAAGAGAAACAGAACTGA
- a CDS encoding ABC transporter permease: MLRQAVRRLRAAPAFSATAMALLAMSIGAAASIGGLLEAVVLRPLPFRDADQLVWIWASRVDRDKAFFSVPEFLDHVAATRGADLVACAQWDTTLSGRGEPERVQGARMSANGMTVLGFTPVAGRAFDSADEQRRVVVLSHDLWRRRFGADPRAVGQTLTLNGDPYEIVGVLPPQWVLPNFDAQVWVPFDLRSDPRRAQRGNNFIRAFGRLRPAATRVSLQAELKATQQRLKAEYAEAVKTAPPRAYAFVDELVGAVRRPLWLLAGGVGLLVLAGCANLAGLLLARGASRREEFAVRAALGARPLQLASEVLVETALVAAAGGILGIGLARWLIAVLVQLGPRDLPRASHAGVDPWVAAGALLVSVLVALAAALAPALQAGRGDAREALAEGIGSHTAARARRAAVLVEVALTGLLLTVAALLGRGFVRLQGAEPGFRPEGVLTARISLPREGYASAADVQRFAERLLSRLETLPGARGAGIGQVLPLTGLNVRADFAVVGRPPLTAAEAPAAQTRWSSPGWIAALGIPLLSGRHFDSGDDARGRKVAIADAALVRKYLGGLDPLGTHLVFDDGRDVEIVGVVGEVRHFALDEEPLPTLYMPVAQLAPDAVPYFTSRSFVALRAPGLAASALREAIREVDANVAADVRPFDEVVGAALAPRRFQTLVMALFAGAALLLAATGLYGLLAWSVMQRRREIGVRLALGATAGRVVRMVIGEGLRLSLGGLAVGAVLSVGAARALPAIVPGLVATDATSFIAAPSLLIAVAFVASWIAARRAGAVDPMHALRTG, encoded by the coding sequence ATGCTGCGGCAGGCGGTACGCCGGCTCCGTGCCGCGCCGGCGTTCAGCGCAACGGCGATGGCGCTCCTGGCGATGTCGATCGGCGCCGCTGCCTCGATTGGCGGACTGCTCGAGGCTGTCGTGCTGCGGCCGCTGCCCTTTCGCGATGCAGACCAGCTGGTCTGGATCTGGGCGAGCCGCGTCGACCGCGACAAGGCGTTCTTCTCCGTCCCGGAGTTCCTGGACCACGTCGCCGCCACCCGGGGAGCGGATCTCGTCGCGTGCGCCCAATGGGACACGACGCTCTCAGGAAGGGGAGAGCCGGAGCGCGTGCAGGGAGCGAGAATGTCCGCGAACGGGATGACCGTCCTCGGCTTCACCCCCGTGGCTGGGCGCGCCTTCGATTCCGCCGACGAGCAGCGCAGGGTGGTGGTCCTCTCCCACGATCTCTGGAGGCGCCGGTTTGGCGCGGACCCGCGCGCAGTCGGACAAACGCTGACGCTCAACGGCGATCCCTACGAGATCGTCGGCGTGCTGCCGCCTCAGTGGGTCTTGCCGAACTTCGACGCCCAGGTGTGGGTCCCCTTCGATCTGCGCAGTGACCCGCGCCGCGCGCAGCGCGGAAACAACTTCATTCGCGCGTTCGGACGCCTTCGGCCCGCCGCCACCCGGGTGTCCCTCCAGGCGGAGCTGAAGGCTACGCAACAGCGCCTCAAGGCGGAGTACGCCGAGGCGGTGAAGACGGCGCCACCTCGCGCGTACGCCTTCGTCGACGAGCTCGTGGGCGCCGTGCGGCGTCCACTGTGGTTGCTCGCGGGCGGCGTGGGGCTCCTGGTGTTGGCCGGCTGCGCGAATCTCGCCGGACTGTTGCTGGCGCGGGGCGCTTCCCGCCGCGAGGAGTTTGCCGTGCGTGCGGCGCTGGGGGCACGGCCGCTGCAGCTCGCCAGCGAGGTGTTGGTCGAGACTGCATTGGTCGCCGCGGCCGGTGGCATTCTCGGCATCGGCCTCGCGCGGTGGCTCATCGCCGTGCTCGTCCAGCTAGGGCCGCGCGACCTGCCGCGCGCTTCGCATGCTGGAGTCGATCCCTGGGTGGCTGCCGGCGCGCTCCTGGTCTCCGTGCTGGTGGCGCTGGCCGCAGCGCTTGCGCCCGCGCTTCAGGCAGGTCGGGGCGACGCCCGCGAGGCTCTCGCCGAAGGGATCGGGTCGCACACCGCCGCGCGTGCACGGCGAGCAGCGGTGCTCGTCGAGGTCGCCCTCACCGGACTGCTGCTGACCGTGGCAGCACTTCTCGGTCGCGGCTTCGTCCGCTTGCAGGGTGCCGAGCCTGGCTTCCGTCCCGAGGGCGTCCTCACGGCGCGCATCTCGCTGCCTCGGGAGGGATACGCGAGCGCGGCCGACGTACAGCGCTTCGCGGAGCGCCTCCTGTCCCGCCTCGAAACGCTTCCAGGTGCCCGAGGCGCCGGAATCGGCCAGGTGCTGCCGCTGACGGGCCTCAATGTGCGAGCCGACTTCGCCGTCGTCGGCCGGCCGCCCCTGACCGCCGCCGAGGCTCCCGCGGCGCAGACGCGCTGGTCTTCGCCGGGCTGGATCGCAGCGCTCGGGATTCCCCTGCTCTCGGGGCGCCACTTCGATTCCGGAGACGACGCGCGGGGACGGAAGGTGGCCATCGCCGACGCGGCGCTGGTCCGCAAGTACCTCGGCGGCTTGGACCCGCTCGGTACGCACCTCGTATTCGACGACGGCCGCGACGTGGAGATCGTCGGTGTGGTGGGCGAAGTCCGCCATTTCGCCCTCGACGAGGAGCCGCTGCCGACGTTGTACATGCCTGTGGCGCAGCTTGCGCCGGACGCCGTCCCCTACTTCACGTCGCGATCGTTCGTCGCCCTGCGTGCGCCGGGGCTTGCGGCTTCCGCCTTGCGCGAAGCCATCCGGGAGGTGGACGCGAACGTCGCCGCTGACGTGCGTCCCTTCGACGAAGTCGTGGGCGCAGCCCTGGCGCCACGGCGGTTCCAGACGCTGGTGATGGCGTTGTTTGCCGGAGCGGCACTGTTGCTGGCGGCGACCGGTCTGTACGGACTGCTGGCATGGTCGGTGATGCAGCGGCGCCGCGAAATCGGAGTCCGGCTCGCGCTCGGAGCGACCGCGGGTCGCGTGGTGCGCATGGTGATCGGTGAGGGGCTGCGACTCTCGCTGGGAGGCCTCGCCGTTGGAGCGGTGCTCTCCGTGGGAGCTGCGCGGGCGTTGCCGGCGATCGTGCCTGGTCTCGTTGCGACGGACGCCACGAGCTTCATCGCCGCTCCGTCGCTGCTCATCGCCGTGGCGTTCGTGGCGAGCTGGATCGCGGCCAGGCGAGCAGGCGCCGTCGATCCCATGCACGCCCTGCGAACGGGTTGA